In one Hymenobacter sp. DG25B genomic region, the following are encoded:
- a CDS encoding fibronectin type III domain-containing protein — protein MKQPYQAGRLQPTNGRPGPQKFLLKAKAWLFLLASLLSLGAYAAPTNDLCANATTLTAAATCTPLSGTLFQASGSGPAASVGQADDDVWYKFVATSRQHTITLNPTGGTDLVQQLFSGSCGSLVAIKSSDPETMVVPGLTIGATYYLRVYSYYNSPTTAASGAFTICLNNPGAAPANDECASAVVVTPSKTCTGLAGTVAGATPSDPDATTGEANDDVWYSFVATSTQHIITVNPTGSTDMVHQLFRGSCGALTPLFSSDNKAMTATNLTPGATYYVRVYSYFNAQYGGNDARFTICIDKPDAPPVNDNCASAISLTPGLTCQPISGTLFSATQTTLPNDGACGKPDDDVWYSFVAAASTQGISVDPNSALDIALELRSGACPGTKLRCKDQAGAGLTDSISAKNLTPGATYYVRVYSYAATPTTETTGTFTICLTTPKVCDAPTALTATNLTATTATLGFTASAGGASFKLEYGAKGFTPGAGTVKTISSSPTTISGLTAGTQYDFYVTQTCSNGLTSVRVGPKSFSTTAAVCAVPTNLNTTGITTSGATLNWSAGAGTVASYRVEYGKQGFTPGTGTVLTVIGASSKPLTGLTPNTAYQFYVRQNCGPGIDSPVAGPVAFKTLALGDLIVDKQMNVQGTYNNVTVTRTGTAILTGPLTAAQNMTVQAGGVIRTGAFLASATTFNLAEGATLEIGAAEGISANGTTGSVRGTTLTFSPNANYVYNGSAAQVTGLGLPQQVRSLQVSGTTPLTLTRELNVLQLLSLKQNLVTNGKTLTLRSSAAGSAVVHNNGGTVVGNAVVQHFLPAHPNGTATEHFLSSPVQSATVADLTTPGFTPVVNPAYNTAADPSKVTPYPTVFRYDQARVTSMGTGAADFQKGWLSPAATTEVLTPGKGYVATIGPNASNMDFVGTLTNGSLTVNNLARGKQPQAGWHLLGNPYPSPIDWTKLYPATTGLDAAVYVLKPTGAYSASVNGVGGSPIIESGEGFLAHVSAAGTPGSISFTNAARVTTFAARTSTPPVTETRPLLQLGLSRNGIGDTLFVYFQQGATAGFDRTFDAYKVPAADVPQLAAVAGAAQLAIDGRPALGATDVEIPLAVNAPEAGSYLFRAKHLLNMPATTFVYLRDAQTGKNIDLKLLPTYSFSVAAAGLNQTRFSLVFTRNAITATLPEQLRSQVAVYPNPAHDQLSLQLGRELARQGVQVQLFNPLGQQVMQQHFPRGTAGEKQLPLRGLAPGVYLLRLMVAEGSMTQRIIVE, from the coding sequence ATGAAACAACCTTACCAAGCCGGCCGGCTTCAGCCTACCAATGGCCGACCGGGCCCCCAGAAATTTTTATTGAAAGCAAAAGCGTGGCTTTTTCTGCTGGCCTCTCTGTTGAGCCTGGGAGCCTATGCCGCCCCTACCAACGACTTATGCGCCAATGCTACCACCCTGACGGCCGCGGCTACCTGCACTCCGCTTTCCGGTACCCTTTTCCAGGCCAGCGGCTCGGGCCCGGCGGCCAGCGTGGGCCAGGCCGATGATGATGTGTGGTACAAGTTTGTGGCTACTTCCCGGCAGCACACCATCACCCTAAACCCAACCGGCGGCACTGACTTGGTGCAGCAGCTATTTTCCGGCTCCTGCGGCAGTCTGGTAGCCATCAAATCATCAGACCCCGAGACGATGGTGGTGCCCGGCCTCACCATTGGGGCTACCTATTATCTGCGGGTGTACTCCTACTACAACAGCCCGACTACGGCAGCCAGCGGCGCCTTCACCATTTGCCTGAATAACCCCGGGGCCGCGCCGGCCAATGATGAATGCGCCAGTGCCGTTGTGGTTACGCCTAGCAAAACCTGCACCGGCCTGGCCGGCACGGTAGCCGGAGCCACCCCCTCCGACCCGGATGCTACCACCGGCGAAGCCAACGATGACGTGTGGTACTCGTTTGTGGCCACCTCCACGCAGCATATCATTACGGTAAACCCCACCGGCAGCACCGATATGGTGCACCAGCTTTTCCGGGGCAGCTGCGGCGCGCTTACGCCGCTGTTCTCTTCGGATAATAAGGCCATGACGGCCACCAACCTCACGCCGGGAGCCACCTATTACGTGCGGGTGTATTCCTACTTTAATGCGCAGTATGGGGGCAACGATGCCCGGTTTACTATCTGCATCGATAAGCCCGACGCGCCGCCCGTGAATGATAACTGCGCCAGTGCTATCAGCCTGACGCCGGGCCTCACCTGCCAGCCCATAAGCGGCACGCTCTTCAGCGCTACGCAGACTACCCTGCCCAATGATGGGGCCTGCGGCAAGCCGGATGATGACGTGTGGTACTCTTTTGTAGCCGCGGCATCTACGCAGGGTATTTCCGTGGACCCCAACAGTGCCCTGGATATAGCCCTGGAGCTGCGCTCCGGCGCCTGCCCCGGCACCAAGCTGCGCTGCAAAGACCAGGCAGGCGCCGGCCTCACTGATTCCATTAGCGCCAAAAACCTGACCCCCGGCGCCACCTACTACGTGCGGGTGTATTCCTACGCTGCTACCCCGACGACAGAAACTACAGGCACTTTTACTATCTGCCTGACCACGCCTAAAGTATGTGACGCACCAACGGCCCTAACGGCCACCAACCTGACCGCCACCACTGCTACGCTGGGTTTTACCGCCAGCGCCGGCGGGGCTTCCTTTAAGCTGGAATATGGCGCAAAAGGCTTTACGCCCGGCGCCGGTACTGTTAAAACCATCAGCAGCTCGCCTACTACCATTTCCGGACTAACTGCCGGCACGCAGTATGATTTCTACGTGACCCAAACCTGCTCCAATGGCCTGACCAGTGTGCGGGTGGGCCCCAAGAGCTTCAGTACCACCGCGGCGGTGTGCGCGGTGCCTACCAACCTGAATACAACCGGTATTACCACCTCTGGCGCTACCCTTAACTGGTCGGCGGGGGCGGGCACCGTGGCCTCCTACCGCGTGGAGTATGGCAAGCAGGGCTTTACGCCGGGCACCGGCACGGTGCTCACCGTAATCGGCGCCAGCAGCAAGCCGCTTACCGGCCTGACGCCCAATACTGCCTACCAGTTCTACGTGCGCCAGAACTGCGGACCCGGAATAGATAGCCCGGTAGCCGGCCCCGTGGCCTTTAAAACACTGGCGCTGGGCGACCTTATTGTGGACAAGCAGATGAACGTGCAGGGCACCTACAACAACGTAACCGTTACCCGCACCGGCACGGCTATCCTGACGGGCCCTCTCACAGCCGCTCAGAATATGACGGTGCAGGCAGGTGGAGTTATACGGACGGGTGCTTTCCTGGCCAGTGCCACCACGTTTAACCTGGCGGAAGGCGCTACTCTGGAAATTGGGGCAGCAGAGGGCATTTCTGCCAACGGCACCACGGGCAGTGTACGGGGCACCACGCTCACCTTCAGCCCCAACGCCAACTACGTGTACAACGGTAGCGCCGCCCAGGTTACCGGCCTGGGCCTGCCCCAGCAGGTACGCAGCCTGCAGGTGAGCGGCACGACGCCGCTCACGCTTACCCGCGAGCTGAACGTGCTGCAGCTGCTGAGCCTGAAACAGAACCTGGTGACCAACGGCAAAACTCTCACGCTGCGCTCCTCGGCCGCCGGCTCGGCGGTGGTGCATAACAATGGCGGCACTGTAGTGGGCAATGCTGTGGTGCAGCATTTTCTGCCGGCCCATCCCAACGGTACGGCTACCGAACATTTCCTGTCTTCGCCGGTGCAAAGCGCCACGGTGGCCGACCTGACTACGCCCGGCTTTACGCCCGTAGTAAACCCGGCTTACAACACGGCTGCCGACCCCAGCAAAGTAACGCCCTACCCCACCGTTTTCCGCTACGACCAGGCCCGCGTAACCAGCATGGGCACCGGCGCTGCTGATTTTCAGAAAGGCTGGCTTTCGCCCGCGGCCACTACCGAAGTACTCACGCCGGGCAAAGGCTACGTGGCTACCATTGGGCCTAATGCCAGCAACATGGATTTTGTAGGCACCCTGACCAACGGCTCCCTCACGGTAAACAACCTGGCCCGGGGCAAGCAGCCGCAGGCAGGCTGGCACCTGCTCGGCAACCCCTACCCTTCGCCCATCGACTGGACCAAGCTGTACCCGGCTACCACCGGCCTGGATGCCGCCGTGTATGTACTGAAGCCAACCGGAGCCTATAGCGCCTCGGTAAACGGGGTGGGTGGCAGCCCGATAATTGAAAGCGGCGAAGGGTTTCTGGCCCACGTAAGCGCGGCAGGCACGCCGGGCAGTATTTCGTTTACCAATGCGGCCCGCGTTACTACTTTTGCAGCGCGCACTTCTACGCCGCCCGTCACGGAAACCCGGCCTTTACTGCAGCTGGGCCTCAGCCGCAACGGCATCGGCGATACACTGTTTGTCTACTTCCAGCAGGGCGCTACCGCTGGTTTCGACCGCACTTTTGATGCCTACAAAGTACCCGCGGCTGATGTGCCGCAGCTGGCCGCAGTAGCCGGGGCCGCGCAGCTGGCCATTGATGGGCGCCCGGCCCTGGGGGCCACGGATGTGGAAATACCGCTGGCTGTTAACGCGCCGGAGGCCGGCAGCTATTTATTCCGGGCCAAGCACCTGCTGAATATGCCCGCTACTACTTTTGTCTACCTGCGGGATGCGCAAACGGGCAAAAATATAGACCTCAAGCTGCTGCCTACCTACAGTTTCTCCGTAGCAGCCGCCGGCCTCAACCAGACGCGCTTCTCCCTGGTGTTCACCCGCAATGCCATTACGGCCACGCTACCGGAACAGCTGCGCAGCCAGGTTGCCGTATATCCCAACCCGGCGCATGACCAGCTGAGCCTGCAACTGGGCCGTGAGCTGGCGCGCCAGGGCGTGCAGGTGCAGTTATTTAATCCGCTGGGCCAGCAGGTAATGCAACAGCATTTCCCAAGGGGTACCGCCGGCGAAAAGCAGCTGCCGCTGCGGGGCCTGGCCCCGGGTGTGTACCTGTTGCGCCTTATGGTGGCAGAAGGCAGCATGACCCAGCGCATCATAGTGGAATAA